The genomic window CAAAAAGAACAAAGCCCTGAATATTCAGGGCTTTGTTTATCAAAAAATAATTCGTTTCTTGATTTATTCCGTAGGAATGTCTCGTCGGTAGAATATGAAATTTGAATTGCGATAATACGTTCCGTAGGAACGTTTGATTAATTGATTCAGGTATGTTATTTCCGTAAATCAGATGTCTCTACAGGACATTATTGCAAAACGACAATATTTTTTTCTACCGAGATATTCCTACGGAATATTTTTAATCAATTACAATTCAAATATCTTATCCATTAAAATCCATTTTTGTCCTGGTTTTGCCCAAGGAAGTGCTTGCTGGAATTTCCACATCAAAGTTTCCCATTCCTGCACTTTTTCATTGGCAGCATCGGCTTTGTCTTTTTTCTCAAAAGAAAAATTCTCGTCGCCTTCGATGATCATGAAAAGTCTATTTCCTGTGCAATAAATATCCAAAACTAAAATTCCAGCATCTTGAATGCTTTTTTTTATCTCCGGCCAAATATTTTCATGCAGTTGTTTGTATTCTGCAATTAAATCTGCGTCGTCTTTTAAGTCTAGTGCAAGACAAAATTTTTGAGCTGCCATAAATTTTATTTTTGTTGATAAGCTACAGCAGTTTGTTTACTTGTGCCTAAACCTTCGATTCCTAATTCGATTACGTCACCTGCTTTAATGTAAATTGGATCTGGTTTGATTCCTAAACCAACTCCTGGAGGCGTTCCTGTACTGATAACATCGCCAGGAAGCAAGGTCATAAACTGACTTAGATAATGAACCAAGAATGGAATCTTAAAAATCAAGTTTGAAGTATTACTGTTTTGGAATGTTTTTCCGTTTACAGTAAGCCACATTTTTAGGTTATTTACGTCGCCCACTTCGTCTGGAGTTGCCATAATTGGTCCAAGAGGAGCAAAAGTATCAGAACCTTTTCCTTTTGCCCATTGCCCGCCGCGCTCGATCTGGAAAGCTCTTTCGCTGTAATCATTCAAAAGGCAGTATCCAGCGATATAATTTGGTGCATCTTCTTCAGAAACATAGCTAGCTTTTTTACCTACGACAAATGCCAATTCTACTTCCCAGTCTGTTTTTTCGCTGTTTTTTGGGATGATCAAATTATCATTTGGCCCGCATAAAGAAGTTGTAGATTTAAAGAAAATAATTGGTTCTTCTGGAATTGCAGCGCCAGTTTCTTCACAGTGATCTACATAGTTCAATCCGATGCAGATAATTTTTGAAGGACGTGCAACCGGCGAACCTAAACGTACTGAATCGCTCACTTCTGGTAAAGATGGATTGTTTTTTAAAGCTTCTTTTAATTTTGCTAATCCGTCATTTTCAAAAAAAGCTTCGTTATAATCTGTTACGATAGACGAAACATCATATCTTTTATCATTTAGTAAAACACCTGGTTTTTCCTTTCCTTCTTCTCCAAATCTAATAAGTTTCATATTTTAATTTTTTAGTAAAGTGTTTTTTCTGCCACGAATTCACGAATTTTTATAAATCATAATTTGTGAAATTCGCAGTTATTTTTTTGACGCAAATTTCACAGATTTTTTAATCCTTTTAATTCGTGAATTCGCGGCTATTTTTTCGCACAGATTTGAACTCTTTAATCTGTGGCTAATTTTTTTTTAGTTGTTTAATTTAATAAAACCTCCGTCAATTGGGTAATCTGAACCTGTTATAAAAGACGATTCGTCGCTGCATAAGAACAAAGCAAGTGTTGCGATTTCTTCAGGTTTTCCCATTCTTCCGATTGGTTGTGACTGAGATAATTTTTCGAAGATTTCTTCTTCTTTTCCAGGATAATTTTTAGCAATAAATCCGTCTACGAAAGGCGTATGAACTCGCGCAGGAGAAATAGAATTACATCTGATTTTATCATTTAAATAATCTTTTGCAACCGATAAAGTCATGGCCATAACCGCTCCTTTTGCAGTAGAATAAGCAAAACGATCCGGAATTCCAACCCAGCATGCAATAGAAGCTAAGTTTAAAATTACACCTCCGCCAGAACTTCTAAGTGCAGGAATCGATGCATGAAGACAGTTGTAAACACCTTTTACGTTTACATTCATGATACGGTCAAAATCAGATTCTGGAGTCGTGTCTACTTTTCCAACGTGAGCAATTCCGGCGTTGTTTACTAGAATATGAATATTTCCGATTTTCTCGAAAGTCGTTTTAACTTGTTCGTGGTTCGAAACGTCGCAGGCATGCGCGAAAACATTTCCGCCGTTTGATTTTATTTCTTCAACCGTTTCTTTTGCACTTTCTTCACTCAATTCTAAAATGTGAATTTCAGCTCCTTGTTTAGCAAATAAAACCGAAATCGCTCTTCCAATTCCGCTTCCGCCGCCCGTGATAATTGCTTTTTTATTTTGTAATGAAAACATTTGATATAAATTTTTATGAGTTGTTTTTAATAGTCTTTTACAAAGATACGCCGCGTTTCCACGGAATAAAATCATCTTGGTTTAATTGAACTGCTTTCGGAATAATTTCTCCGCTTGCCGCTTTGATGCAATATTCTAAAATCTCTTCGCCCATTTCTTCAATAGATTTTTCACCACTGATGATTGGCCCGCAGTCAATATCAATAATATCTTTCATTCTTGTTGCCAGAACAGAGTTTGTTGCGACTTTAATTACCGGACAAACTGGATTTCCTGTTGGAGTTCCCAATCCTGTAGTAAATAAAATTAAAGTTGCTCCAGAAGCCGCTTTTCCAGTTGTTGCTTCCACATCATTTCCTGGTGTACAAACCAAACTAAGACCTGGTTTTGTAACCAATTCGGTATAATCTAAAACATCAACAACAGGAGAAGTGCCGCCTTTTTTGGCCGCTCCAGCACTTTTGATAGCATCTGTAATTAAACCATCTTTGATGTTTCCTGGTGACGGATTCATATGAAATCCAGAACCAACTTTATGTGCCAGTTCATCATAAGATTCCATTAAATCTATGAATTTTTTGGCTTTATCTTCAGTAATACATCTGTCAATTAAATTCTGTTCGGCGCCGCATAATTCTGGGAATTCGGCCAAAAGAATTTTTCCGCCTAAAGCTACCACTAAATCAGAAGTATAACCCACAGCAGGATTTGCAGAAACACCGCTGAAACCATCGCTTCCGCCGCATTTTACACCAATGCATAAATCGCTCAAAGGCGCATCAGTTCTTTCGTATTTATTGATTTCGATTAAACCTTCAAATGTTTTTTTGATGGCATTAGTAATCAAAACTTCTTCGCTTTCTGTCTGCTGCTGTTCAAAAATAAACATCGGTTTGTCAAATTCTGGGTTTTGTCTTTTTACATCATTTACAAAATCCTGAACTTGTAAATGCTGGCATCCTAAACTCAAAAGTGTGATTCCGCCAACGTTTGGATGATTGGCATAAGAAGCCAATAAAGCGCTCAAAGTTGAAGCATCCTGACGAGTTCCACCGCAGCCGCCTTGGTGATTTAAGAATTTAATTCCGTCTACGTTTTCAAAAACACGTTTGTTTTTCGGAGTCGGATTTAATTCAATATTAATATCATTAATGTCATTTCCGTTCAAATAACCTTCCAGTAATTCGTGCGTAAATTGATTGTATTTGTCGGTTACAGCATACCCCAATTGCTTGTGTAATGCTTCTTTGATGACGTCAAGATTTCTGTTTTCACAAAAAACTGTCGGAACAAAAAGCCAGTAATTGGCCGTTCCAACACGTCCGTCTTTTCTTTTATAACCTTTAAAAGTTCTGTTTTCAAATTTAGAAACATCAGGCGCATTCCATTCGTAAGAAGCATTTCTGTAAGCGTAAGGATCTGCGGCATGTTTTAAGTTTTCGGTCGTCATTAAACTTCCTTTTGCCACATCACATTGTACTTTTCCCACCAAAACACCGTACATATTTACTTCTTCTCCCTGCTTCATGTCCTGCATGTAGAATTTATGTTTGGCTTTGATGAGGTCTTGTAAAACGTAAGTTTCGTTTTCAAAAAGAATGGTTTCTCCTTTTGGTAAGTCGGTTAAAGCTACCAGAACATTATCGTCTGGATGCAGTTTTACGACTAATTTTTTAGTTGTATCAAGCATTGTCTTGTTGTTTTTTTTCTTTTTTGTGTTGTCGTTTGCTGTAGTTAGGGAAGAAGTTAAGCACTTTGGTTTCACTAAAATTTGGGCAGTAAACGAAAAATAAAATTAGTTTTTTTAGCCTTTTGTTATTAGTCTAATATTATCCGTGTATAATCTTTAATTATCTTTGCAAGATGAAATTGGAACAAACCAAAATAGCGTCTTATCTCAATACAAAAGTGTCGGTATTAAATCGTATCGAGCCTTTTTTTCAAGCGCCTTTTCATTCGCATCCTGAATTGGAATTGGTGTATGTAAAAGAGAGTTACGGCAAGCGAATTATTGGAAATTCGGTCTTGCCATTTGAACCCGGTGACATGGTTTTTTTAGGTTCTGATATTCCGCACGTATGGCTGAATGACGAGAAATATTATCAGGGAATTGAAGATTTAAAAGCGAATTCGATTGTCGTATATTTTCATAAAGATATTTTTGGACCAACTTTTTACGAATTAAAAGAAACCCAAAAAATCAACGAACTCTTTTTTCAGGCTGGAAAAGGGATTTCGATTATCGGAAAAACCAATAAGCAGATTGCTAAAAAATTGGAGAAGCTAGTTTCAAAAAAAGACTTTGAGGTAATTGTCGGACTTTTTGAGATTTTGTCTATTCTTTCAGAAAGTCAGGATACTATTTATATCAATGACGAAATTTATTCTTTGATGCAGAAAGATTCAAAAGTAGATCGTCTTTCAGAAGTTTTTCAATATGTGAATAAAAATTACAAGAAGAATATTTCACTCGAAGAAATTGCCGCTGTCGCGAATATGACTCGGACTTCTTTTTGTAGAATGTTCAGAGTTAAAACGAAGAAAAATTTTGTGGATTATCTGCACGAAATCAGAATCTCGAATGCCTGTAAATTGCTGCTGGAAACCGATAAAAGTATGTCTGAAATTGCATACGAATGCGGTTATAAAACAGCTTCAAATTTTAATAAACTCTTCAAAAAAGTTAAAGGAATAACGCCATCTGATTTTAAAAATAATGCGAAGATGAGTTTTGCCACAGATTATAAAGATTAAAAAGAATTCTCTTTAGTTTGTCACCCTGAGCGAAGTCGAAGGGCGTTCCAATTGGACGTGGGCTTCTCCCGAAGCCTCGGGATCGCTCAGCCTGACAAAACTTGATGTAAAAATCCTTTTAATCTGTATAATCTGTGGCAAAAAAATATTTTAAATAGATCGATCTAAATGTGTATAACCACCATCAACATAAATAATCTGTCCAGTGGTATGACTTGATTTTTCAGACAACAAGAAAACTACCATATTAGCAATTTCTTCAGCTGTTGTCATCCTGTTTTCTAGCGGAATATTTTTTGTAATTGCGGCTAATTTTTCTTCTTTATTTTCAAAAGTATTAATCCATGTTTCGTAAAGCGGCGTGTAACATTCCGCTACAATTACAGCGTTTACACGAATGCTGTATTTCAGTAATTCTACCGCCCATTCTCTGGTTAAAGCATTTCTTCCACCGTTTGAAGCAGCATAAGCTGAGGTTCCGCCTTGACCTGTTTCGGCAGTTTTAGAACCAATGTTTACAATTGCTCCTTTTGATTCTTTCAAATACGGAAGCGCATGCTGTGCCATTAAATAGTAATGCACTAAATTTTTGTGAAGAGAAGCAGCAAAATCTTCATAATTTCCGTTCTCTAATCCTACGCCGTCATTAACGCCGGCATTATTTACCAATCCGTCAATTCTGCCAAATTTTGCGATTACGGCTTCAACGGCTTTTTTGCAGTCTTCGGGTTTTGTCAAATCGGCGGCAACTTGATGCGCTTCTTTTCCAATGGCTTTTAATTCTTCTACGGCTTTGATGTTGTCATTTTCGTTACGTCCAACGATAAACGGAATTGCATTTTCTTCGGCTAGAACTTTAACGATTCCTAAACCGATTCCTTTTGCGCCTCCAGTAACGATAATGATTTTTTGGGTTAATGATAACTGCATGATTTATATTTTAATTTAAATACTTTTAATTTTTGTACCACAGATTCAAAGGAGTAGGAGGATTTATGATTGTCACCCTGAGCGATCCCGAGGCTTCGGGAGAAGGGCGCTCCAATTGGACGTGGGCTTCTCCCGAAGCCTCGGGATCGCTCAGCATGACAAAAATAGAGATGAAAATCATTTTAATCCTTTGAATCTGTGGCTATTTTTTATTCAATAATATTCTTTAAAAATTTACAGCTGTTGTTCATAACAAACAACAGCTGTAAAAATAGAGAGAATTAGAACTGATAATTTATTACCAGAACTTCACATAAAGCGCGACAATAATCAATAATGTAATTACGATTAAGACTGTTGTCTGCGGTTTAACTTTAAACATTCCTGGTTCTGTTTCGAATGCTTTAGGGTTTACTTTTGGTCCGGCAAAACTCATCAAGATCATCACTAACATGGTGAAGAAGAATGATAATCCCATACAAATGTGGAACGGAATTTCGTAAGCTCCTTTTCCGTTAGGATATGCTGTGTATAACAGTGTATCAGGTCCAAATAATGCAGGAGCGTATTCGTTAAATAAAACTGACAATACGAATCCTAAAATTACACCCACGATTGCTGCAGATCCAGTAGTTCTTTTCCAGAACATACCAAGGAAGAACATAGCAAAAACTCCAGGGCTGATGAATCCAGTGTATTTTTGGATATATGTAAATCCGCCGACACCACCGATTCCTAAAACGTCATTCCAAGTAAATAGAACGGCTAAAAGCATTGCAGCAAAAACGGCAAGACGGCCAATATTTACCTGCTGCTTTTCTCCAGCTTCTTTTTGAATGTATTTTTTATGAATGTCTAATGTATAAATTGTAGAAATACTGTTTACTTTTCCAGCCAAAGAAGCTACAATGGCAGCCGTTAAAGCCGCAACAGAAAGTCCTTTTAATCCCGTTGGAAGGAATGTTAATATAGCAGAATAAGCTCCATCTTTTCCTCCAACTAGTTGAGGCAGTTGACCGTTTGTGTATAAAACGTAAGCAGCAATACCAGGAAGCATTACGATAAGAGGCATTAATAATTTTAGCATACCAGCAAATAAGATTCCTGTACGAGCAGTTTGTAAATCTGCTCCAAGTGCTCTCTGCGTAATGTATTGGTTACATCCCCAATAGTTTAAGTTGATAATCCAGATACCAGCAAGGTAAGACATCAAACCTGGGAAAGTCAAATATTTGTCAATTTCTAATTGAGAAGAAGCCGCAGTTGGTTTTGGAATAATCATTTTGAAATGCTCTGGCGCTTCTTTCATTAAAACTTTGAAACCAGCAATTGCATTTTCGCCAACACCAAAAGCTTGTCCAACCGTTGTTAAGGCGATGTAAGAAGTTACCAAACCTCCAATGATTAATACAGCAACTTGAATAACATCTGTGTAAGCCACAACTTTCATTCCTCCAAGAGAAATAAATAAAGCAAATACAGCCAGACCGATCATAATAGCATGAAGATATTCTCCACCAGCAAGACCGTTAATAGCAACTGCTCCTAAATATAAAATAGAAGTTAAGTTTACAAAAACGTACAAAAACAACCAGAAAACTGCCATAATCAAAGCAGTAGATTCGTTGTAACGTGTTTTTAAGAATTGCGGCATCGTGTAAATCTTGTTTTTAAGATATACAGGGATAAACCACACAGCTACAATAATAAGTGCAACAGCAGCAAGCCATTCGTAAGCGGCAACAGCGATTCCTAAAAAGAAACCTTCACCACTCATTCCGATGAATTGTTCTGCAGAGATGTTAGAAGCAATTAAAGAAGCTCCAATTGCCCACCAAGTTAAATTTCCTTCAGCCAAAAAGTAAGCTTTAGCATCTTGTTCGTCTTGTTTACGTTTACGATAAACGGTGTAACCGTAGACAGAGACTACGATAAAATAGATAATAAAAACCGCATAATCTGCGAAAGCGAGGTTTTGGTTCATTGTTAGTAGTATTTTAAATAATTATTATAGGTAAAGTTTGTTTATAAGTTGTAATTCGTTTTTGTGTTGTTTAATCTTGTTAAAAATGCAAGATGTGTTTTATTTCTGTTATTTTTTTATGAAAATAAAAGCAAAAGCCAAATGTAAAATAAAAAATTATAAATGAACCATCAGCAAATGTGTTTTTTACATTTATTGATGGAGTATTGTGTTAAAATTTCTTCTTTTCATCTTAGTACACCAACAATTTCTAAGCTTTTACGAGCGTTTTATAATGAACATCTGATAACTGTCTTAATATTTCAGCACTCTTTTCTGGTGTAATATCACGCTGCGATTCGCCTAACATTTCATATCCAACCATAAATTTTTTCACGGTTGCCGATCTTAACAGCGGTGGGTAAAAATGCATGTGAAAATGCCATTCAGGATGATCGAAACCATCTGTTGGAGACTGATGAATTCCTGAAGAATATGGAAAAGAAGTATTAAATAAATTGTCGTATTTAGTCGTTAATTGTTTTAAAATTTTAGCAAAAGCAGTACTTTCTTCAGCAGAAAAATCTGTGATTTTGTTGGCAGCTCTTTTACTCACAATCATAGTTTCGTAAGGCCAGATTGCCCAAAAAGGCACTAAAGCTACAAAGTGATCGTTCTCAATTACAATGCGCTCTCCAGTTCTCAATTCGGCCTGAACGTAATCTTCCAGTAATGTTCTTCTATTTTTATCGTAATATGATTTTAAACTGTTATGCGTTTTTTCAACCTGAGTTGGTAACGACGACTGTGCCCAGATTTGTCCGTGCGGATGCGGGTTGCTGCAGCCCATTACACTTCCTTTATTTTCAAAAATCTGAACGTGATTGATGTATTTTATATTTCCTAAATCGGTGTATTCTTTCTGCCAGGTTTTAATGATATTTTCAATTGCTGGAATTTCCATTTCTGGTAAAGTAAGATCGTGTCTTGGCGAAAAGCATACCACTCTCGAAATTCCCTGTTCTGGTTTTACTTTAAAGAAAGTATGTTTAATATCGTCCTCAAAAATAATTTCCTCCTGCTTCATCGCAGCAAAATCATTTTCAAAAACAAAACTGCTGTCGTAGACTGGATTAGTTTCTCCGTTGGCACGAACATTTCCCGGACATAAATAACAAGTAGGATCGTACTTTGGAAGTTCTTCTGTAGAAATAGTTTCGTTTTGTCCCTGCCAAGGGCGTTTTGCACGATGAGGTGAAACTAAGACCCATTCGTTGATTAAGGGATTGAAGCGTCTGTGAGGATCTTCGTTAATGTCAAAATTTTTCATTGTAGTGTGTTGTGGTATTAAAGTAGTGTTGTTCCGTTTGAGATTTTTACATCATAGAATTTTAATTCAATTCCAAATTTATCTAAATAAAGATTTGAAAACTTACGTTTTACCTCATTTTCTTGGCCTTTTTTAACTAAATTAATTGTACAACCTCCAAAACCTCCTCCCATAAGCCTAGAACCAATGATAGATTCGTCTTCTTTTGCAGTATCTACAAGGAAATCTAACTCTTCGCAGCTTACTTCGTATTCTTGCGACAATCCATAATGCGTTTCAAAAAGCAGTTCACCTAAATGTTCGATATTTCCTTTGTCCAAAGCTTCGCAGGCTTTTATGACACGATTAATTTCTTTAACCACAAAATGAACTCTGCTGAAAACTTTCTCAGTCATTTTATCCTTAAGACTTAAAACTTGTTCTTCTGAAGCATCTCTAAAACTTTTTACTTCTGGAAAATGACTTTTTATAATTGATAAACCTTCTTCGCATTCTATTCTTCTAGTATTATACTCGGAAGTAAAAAGCGAATGTTTGACATTAGAATCTAATAAAATCAATGAATAATCTTTAAAATCTGCATTGTGATATTCGAAATCTAAAGTGTTGCAGTCCAATTTTATCACTTTATTTTCAAGACCATGAACGCTTGAAAACTGATCCATAATACCGCAGTTAATACCTACCCAGTGTTCTGCTTTTTGGCCCAATAAAGAAATATCAACTTTTTCAATCTTTAAATCGAAAAGCGATTTGATTCCGAAAATCATGCCGCATTCTAAAGCTGCAGAAGATGATAATCCAGAACCAACTGGAATATTACTGCTGAAAACACAATTGAAACCTTCAAAAGAATATCCATTATCCTGCAATTGTTTGATTACGCCTCGAATATAATTAGTCCAAACTACATCGCTCAATTTTACTTCTTCCGTAAGGTCAATTTCAAATTCTTCATTCAAATCGACAGCAATTATCTTAGAAGTTTTAGTGTTGTTTTTTTCAAAAGCGAAACAAATTACTTTGTCAATTGCAGCTGGTAAAACATAACCGTCGTTGTAGTCGATATGTTCTCCAATAATATTAATTCTTCCTGGAGAAAGTACCGTTTTTTGAGGAGAAGACCCAAAAGATTTCTCAAAAAAAGCAACGGTGTTTTGTATTAAAATATCATTCATTATAAAAGTGAGTGTAATGGTGGTTTTTGAATTTAGTTAGTTCAAATTTTCAAATTTGTAAACTGTTTTTTGCGTATACTCTTCGCCTTTTCTCAAAACAGCATTTGGGAAATGGCTGTGATTGGGTGCATCTGGAAAATTCTGCGTTTCAAAACAAATACCGCTTTGCGCATTGTAATCAACATTTTCTTTTCCTTTTAATTTTCCGAAACAATTTCCTCCTACATATATATGTACACTCGGCTGATCGGTATAAACATCCATTCTCAATTTATTTTTTAAGCTGATTAACTGCGCCACGATTTCCGTTTTAGAATTGACCACAAAAGAATTGTCAATTGGAAACGGACAGTTTTTAGTATTTCTGAAATCAAAATCATGATTGGTTAAATCGGTATAATTTCCAGTTGGAATATTATCTGGATTGGTCTCCAGCATTTTATCCGATTTGATAAACATTTGCTGCTCTAAAACATTTCCATCATGTCCGTCAAGGTTAAAATAACTATGATGTGTCAAATTAATAACAGTATCTTCTGTAGAAACAGCTTTATATTCTAATTTTAATTCGTTTTCTTCAGTCAAAGTATAAGTCAAATAAACGGTCATTTCACCTGGGAAACCTTCGTCTATATGTTCGCTCAAAAGGCTAAAAGTAAGGGATGGATTTTCTCCAGAAATTACGCTTGCAACGTTCCAGATTTTTCTTCCAAATCCCATGTCACCGCCGTGAAGGGTATTTCCGTTATTGTTTTCATCAAGCTTAAAATCGATGCCATTTAGACTAAAAGAAGCTTTATGAATACGTCCTGCATAACGGCCGACAGTAGTTCCAAAATAAGGAGCGCTTGGTAAATTATAAGATTCTAAGTAAGATTCCAGATTATCAAAACCTAAAACCACATCTATCGACTTTCCATTTAAAGGAATTTGGATTGAAGTTACTGTTGCGCCATAGTTGATGACCTGAACTTTCATTCCGTTTTTGTTAGTCAATTCAAAAGAATAAATTTCTTCTTTATTGGGCATTAAACCAAACAATTTGCAATTATGAGTCTCCTTTAAATGCGATATGTGTTTTATTTCCATATAATTTTTACCAAAAATGAAATCCAAAAATAGAAACATTCTTTATCTTTGCATACCAGTACCTACCAGTTTTTAATATTAATAGTCAAAATGACTTTATTGTGAACATTATTTCAATTCAAAATAATATTGGACTTCCAAAATATAAGCAGATTATTCTTTCAATAGAAAAAGCGATTGAAGAGGGCAATTTGAAAAAAGGCGATCGTCTTCCATCTGTCAATAAAGTCTGTTTGGGCTTTTCTTTATCGCGCGATACAGTGCTTCTTGCTTATGACGAATTGAAGAAAAGAGGAATTATTTATGCTATTCCTGGAAAAGGCTATTACGTGAAAAGTGTTGAAATCACTATTACTCAGAAGGTTTTCCTGCTTTTTGACGAGCTTAATATTTTTAAAGAAGATATTTATAATTCGTTTCTAAAAAATATTGGTAAAAATGTTCAGGTTGATATTTTCTTTCATCATTTTAATGTTCAGGTTTTCAAAAAACTGATAAATGACAGCAACGGAAATTATACAAAATATATAATCATGCCGACGAACTTAAACGATATAGTCGATACGATAAAAACCCTACCAGTAAGCGATGTAATTATTTTGGATCAGACCAATCCAGAGTTAAAAATGTTTCCTGCTATTTATCAAAATCACCAAAAAGATATTTTTGATGGATTGCTGAAAGCCAAAAAAAGATTGGAAAAATATAAAAAGCTGATATTAATTTTCCCAGGTTTTAGAGAACCGCCGGGAATGAAACTTGGTTTTGAATCTTTCTGTCAGGAATACAATTATGATTATGAAATTATTTCAGATTTCAGCAATCAATCTATTGCATTAGGAGATTTGTATATTATTCCGCACGACCGAGATTTGCTTTTGGTTATAGAGAATGCCCTAAATCGAAACCTAAAATTAGGAGAAGATTTTGGAATTATATCCTATAATGAAACAGCTCTGAAGAAAATCGCTGCCAACGGAATTACAACCATTTCAACCAATTTTGAATTGATGGGAAAAATTCTGGCCGATATGGTTTTGAAAGGAACAAAAGAGCAGATCGAAAATAGATCTGCTCTTATAGTTAGGAATTCTTTATAGCGCCGTTTCAGTTATAAATTCAGCACAAAATCATTAAGTAATTTTTCTTCGTATTTCTCTTTATTAAAGGTGTATAAATAAGAACCTTTTCGAGAAGACTGCATATCTTTTTCGTCTAATTTATTTAAGATTTCCAAAGAATTAATTTTACTAATGAAGTTTCTTTTGTCCAGTTCTTTGCTCAAAATCGCTTCATACAATTCTAAAAGCTGACGCATGGTAAATTTCTCAGGAAGTAATTCAAAACCAATTGGCTTTACAGAAGTTTTGTAACGAAGTCTCTTAATGGCGTTTTGAACCATTTCGTTATGGTCAAAAATTAAATTTGGCGCATCATTAATTGGAAACCATTCTGCGTGATAATTTTTAATTAATTCAGCATTGTGGTTTTCAATATTAATTAAAGCAAAATAAGAAACCGAAATAGTTCTTTCTACAGGATCACGATCGATTTCGCTGTAAGCATACAACTGCTCCATATAAATATCATTAAGACCAGTATAGGTATTTAATATTCGGATAGCTGCAGCATCTAAAACTTCGTCACGTTTTAAAAATCCTCCAATCAAAGACCATTTTCCTTTCTCGGGTTCGAAATCTCTCTTGATTAAAAGTATTTTCAGACCCTCATTATCGAATCCGAAAATGATGCAGTCAACCGCCAGTAAAACTTTATCGGCAGAACTATAACTATTTAACATATGTAATTAATTTGGACGGTAAATATATAAACTTCTTAAAACGTTTCATAATTTATTAATGTTGATTTTACACTTATGTTAAAACAGCGCGAATAAGAAGTTATGTTACTCGATATTACTTCTAAAGAAAACCAGATTTTTACTTCTTAATCTTCTCAATTTCAAATCAAAATAACGAGTCAAATGTAGAAACATTTTTAAAACAGATCGGTACCCGAAAAATTATTTCATTTTCAAAATTCAAAAAAGAGAATCGTTGTTATCAAACAGATGGTCTTTGTATTTTTTTGTCAATTTTTCAGATTCTTAACTTTTTATTTGTCTGCCTATCTTTTTCCTCAATCCTTTAACGATGCTCATTTCAGAAGCAAAATTATGAAATCTGTTTTTTGCAACCAGTTGTTTTGATAATTTTATTTTTTTATGAGAGTTATTTTTGTTTAAATTTACAAATGTTAAACAAACACTTATAAAAACAAAACTAACATTTTAGAATCCGCAGCCAC from Flavobacterium fluviale includes these protein-coding regions:
- a CDS encoding L-rhamnose mutarotase is translated as MAAQKFCLALDLKDDADLIAEYKQLHENIWPEIKKSIQDAGILVLDIYCTGNRLFMIIEGDENFSFEKKDKADAANEKVQEWETLMWKFQQALPWAKPGQKWILMDKIFEL
- a CDS encoding fumarylacetoacetate hydrolase family protein; amino-acid sequence: MKLIRFGEEGKEKPGVLLNDKRYDVSSIVTDYNEAFFENDGLAKLKEALKNNPSLPEVSDSVRLGSPVARPSKIICIGLNYVDHCEETGAAIPEEPIIFFKSTTSLCGPNDNLIIPKNSEKTDWEVELAFVVGKKASYVSEEDAPNYIAGYCLLNDYSERAFQIERGGQWAKGKGSDTFAPLGPIMATPDEVGDVNNLKMWLTVNGKTFQNSNTSNLIFKIPFLVHYLSQFMTLLPGDVISTGTPPGVGLGIKPDPIYIKAGDVIELGIEGLGTSKQTAVAYQQK
- a CDS encoding SDR family NAD(P)-dependent oxidoreductase; the encoded protein is MFSLQNKKAIITGGGSGIGRAISVLFAKQGAEIHILELSEESAKETVEEIKSNGGNVFAHACDVSNHEQVKTTFEKIGNIHILVNNAGIAHVGKVDTTPESDFDRIMNVNVKGVYNCLHASIPALRSSGGGVILNLASIACWVGIPDRFAYSTAKGAVMAMTLSVAKDYLNDKIRCNSISPARVHTPFVDGFIAKNYPGKEEEIFEKLSQSQPIGRMGKPEEIATLALFLCSDESSFITGSDYPIDGGFIKLNN
- a CDS encoding UxaA family hydrolase, yielding MLDTTKKLVVKLHPDDNVLVALTDLPKGETILFENETYVLQDLIKAKHKFYMQDMKQGEEVNMYGVLVGKVQCDVAKGSLMTTENLKHAADPYAYRNASYEWNAPDVSKFENRTFKGYKRKDGRVGTANYWLFVPTVFCENRNLDVIKEALHKQLGYAVTDKYNQFTHELLEGYLNGNDINDINIELNPTPKNKRVFENVDGIKFLNHQGGCGGTRQDASTLSALLASYANHPNVGGITLLSLGCQHLQVQDFVNDVKRQNPEFDKPMFIFEQQQTESEEVLITNAIKKTFEGLIEINKYERTDAPLSDLCIGVKCGGSDGFSGVSANPAVGYTSDLVVALGGKILLAEFPELCGAEQNLIDRCITEDKAKKFIDLMESYDELAHKVGSGFHMNPSPGNIKDGLITDAIKSAGAAKKGGTSPVVDVLDYTELVTKPGLSLVCTPGNDVEATTGKAASGATLILFTTGLGTPTGNPVCPVIKVATNSVLATRMKDIIDIDCGPIISGEKSIEEMGEEILEYCIKAASGEIIPKAVQLNQDDFIPWKRGVSL
- a CDS encoding AraC family transcriptional regulator produces the protein MKLEQTKIASYLNTKVSVLNRIEPFFQAPFHSHPELELVYVKESYGKRIIGNSVLPFEPGDMVFLGSDIPHVWLNDEKYYQGIEDLKANSIVVYFHKDIFGPTFYELKETQKINELFFQAGKGISIIGKTNKQIAKKLEKLVSKKDFEVIVGLFEILSILSESQDTIYINDEIYSLMQKDSKVDRLSEVFQYVNKNYKKNISLEEIAAVANMTRTSFCRMFRVKTKKNFVDYLHEIRISNACKLLLETDKSMSEIAYECGYKTASNFNKLFKKVKGITPSDFKNNAKMSFATDYKD
- a CDS encoding L-fucose dehydrogenase; this encodes MQLSLTQKIIIVTGGAKGIGLGIVKVLAEENAIPFIVGRNENDNIKAVEELKAIGKEAHQVAADLTKPEDCKKAVEAVIAKFGRIDGLVNNAGVNDGVGLENGNYEDFAASLHKNLVHYYLMAQHALPYLKESKGAIVNIGSKTAETGQGGTSAYAASNGGRNALTREWAVELLKYSIRVNAVIVAECYTPLYETWINTFENKEEKLAAITKNIPLENRMTTAEEIANMVVFLLSEKSSHTTGQIIYVDGGYTHLDRSI